The following DNA comes from Desulfonatronovibrio magnus.
GATTTCAATATTTCTGCTTTCAACAACCTCCTGATCATTTACCACCACAAAAACCAGATAACCCTCTCTTGTAGCCACAAGAGATCTTTCCGGAATTATCCTGGTATCATGTCTGTATCCCAGTATAAGCTGGGCCGAAGCGAAAGAGCCGGGCCTCAACATATTTTCAAGGTTGGGTATGGATGCCTTGATCTCAAAACTACGGGTTGATTCGTCAACTGTGGGGCTTATAAAAGTAACATGGCCGGAAAACTTCTGATCCGGATGAGCTGAGACCTGGACATGAATCTTCTGACCAGCAGCTACTCTCGGTATATAAAGTTCTGGAATCATAACTGAAATTTCTAAGGGACAGGTCTGGTACATGGAAGCCAGTACCTGCCCGGAGGAAACATATGCTCCAGTATCAACCAGACGCCTGGAAATATAACCTGAAAAAGGTGACCTGATCACAGTATCAGAAAGGTCTTCTCTTGCCAGAGCCACCTGAGCCGACAAGCGCCTGACTTCAGCGGTCACTGATTCCAGGTCTGTCTTCACACTGTCAAATTTATCTTCAGCAATTAAATTTTCTTCAAAAAGACTGGCAAAACGTTCATAGTTGCGCCGCAGATTCTCTTTCCTGGCCTTTGCTTCTTCAAGGGCCGCCTCATTGGAGGTCAAGCGCTGCACCTGCCTTTGCTCCTCTATAGAAAAAAGTATCTGATCCTGCTCTACGAAGCTGCCCTCCTGAAAGTGTATCGAACCTATCCTGCCTCCAGTTTCCGGTTTAATCTCAACTCTTTGAGCAGGCCTCAATGTGCCGATGCCGCGAACAGTTTCACTCAGTGTAACCTCAATAACATTTGCAGTTTCCACAGCAGCAGGAGGGCGTTGAGGTGCTTGCACCTCTTCTTCCTCCTGCCCCATGGTCTGCATGAAAAAATATCCGGCCACACTTAAAATTATAATAAAAAAGGTCCACGGACCAAAAAGCTTGAGCATCACCTTCCGGGTGGTGCTCCTTTCATCGGACCTGTATTGAGTTTCTGTACTCATAACATTTATTCTCCAGCACGAGTTGACCCTTCCCCCTGTCTTACCAACAGCGGCTTAAGCAAATGATCTTTTAAACAACTCTTTGAGCGCCTCTTTGCCGTTGGACTCAAGAAATCTGGTGCCTGTACCTGTAAAATGATTTTTAGAAATAACCGGCTCCTTTATTTCAGCCCATTCTCCTTCATTCCATCTGAACCAGTTTTCTTTGACCTGATCAAAGACATATAAAGGTTTGTTACAGATTTTGGCGTACTC
Coding sequences within:
- a CDS encoding efflux RND transporter periplasmic adaptor subunit, with product MSTETQYRSDERSTTRKVMLKLFGPWTFFIIILSVAGYFFMQTMGQEEEEVQAPQRPPAAVETANVIEVTLSETVRGIGTLRPAQRVEIKPETGGRIGSIHFQEGSFVEQDQILFSIEEQRQVQRLTSNEAALEEAKARKENLRRNYERFASLFEENLIAEDKFDSVKTDLESVTAEVRRLSAQVALAREDLSDTVIRSPFSGYISRRLVDTGAYVSSGQVLASMYQTCPLEISVMIPELYIPRVAAGQKIHVQVSAHPDQKFSGHVTFISPTVDESTRSFEIKASIPNLENMLRPGSFASAQLILGYRHDTRIIPERSLVATREGYLVFVVVNDQEVVESRNIEIGMRRPGLVEIVKGLEVGEEVVVAGHMNLNDGAAVNIVKQLGSDWAELDEPTAPGSSGSDHIVTDQAVDGG